The Bacillus carboniphilus genome contains a region encoding:
- the plsY gene encoding glycerol-3-phosphate 1-O-acyltransferase PlsY: MFYIMIILAYVIGSIPFGLIVGKVGYGIDIREHGSGNLGGTNTFRTLGVTAGLIVTIADILKGTLAACLPLLLTIDGHPSIYLGVAAAIGHSFPIFAKFKGGKAVATSSGVVLAIEPFLFLFAIICFFIILYISKMVSFSSIVCSVLAFIYTLIFVEDLTFDILIGLLAAFIIYRHRQNIVRIKNKTEPKIKWM, from the coding sequence ATGTTCTACATAATGATTATTCTAGCCTATGTTATAGGTTCCATTCCCTTTGGTTTAATTGTAGGAAAAGTTGGCTACGGTATTGATATACGTGAGCATGGAAGCGGAAATTTAGGAGGAACGAACACCTTTCGTACTTTAGGTGTTACTGCTGGCTTAATTGTCACAATAGCTGATATTTTGAAAGGAACTTTAGCTGCCTGTTTGCCATTACTACTAACAATAGATGGACATCCTTCTATTTATTTAGGAGTGGCTGCTGCCATTGGTCATAGCTTCCCAATATTCGCCAAGTTTAAAGGTGGAAAGGCTGTCGCAACCTCATCTGGTGTTGTTCTTGCAATTGAACCATTTTTGTTTTTGTTCGCAATCATTTGTTTTTTTATTATTTTATATATATCAAAAATGGTTTCGTTTTCATCTATCGTATGCAGTGTGTTAGCTTTTATTTATACTTTGATATTTGTGGAAGATTTAACGTTTGATATTTTGATTGGACTATTAGCTGCATTTATAATATATCGTCACCGACAAAATATTGTTCGAATCAAAAATAAAACAGAACCAAAAATAAAATGGATGTAA
- a CDS encoding TlpA family protein disulfide reductase — MKKWWLPIIIILLIGFTVWNQVYKQDSIESTEEESEVNKEAIPFELMSLNNEVIQMKDYRGKKVFLNFWATWCTVCKKEMPTMQQFQEKYKSEVEIVAINFTSTEVKEEDVYEFIENTGVTFDVLLDRENQVHSAYGILTYPTTYFIDEKGMIVGKQVGELTEETMEESLNKMRKKDGI, encoded by the coding sequence ATGAAAAAATGGTGGTTACCTATTATTATTATATTACTAATTGGGTTTACCGTTTGGAATCAAGTCTATAAACAAGATTCAATCGAATCAACTGAAGAAGAAAGTGAAGTAAATAAAGAAGCTATTCCATTTGAATTGATGTCCCTTAACAATGAGGTTATTCAAATGAAAGATTATAGAGGCAAAAAGGTCTTTTTGAATTTTTGGGCTACGTGGTGTACGGTCTGTAAGAAGGAAATGCCAACTATGCAACAGTTTCAAGAGAAGTATAAAAGTGAAGTTGAAATCGTTGCCATAAATTTCACCTCTACGGAAGTAAAAGAGGAAGATGTTTATGAATTTATCGAGAATACAGGGGTTACGTTTGATGTTTTATTAGACCGTGAAAATCAAGTTCATAGTGCATATGGGATCCTTACTTATCCCACCACTTACTTCATTGATGAAAAAGGAATGATTGTTGGAAAACAGGTCGGAGAATTAACAGAAGAAACAATGGAGGAGTCTCTAAATAAAATGAGGAAAAAAGACGGAATTTGA
- a CDS encoding acid-soluble spore protein N, giving the protein MTNSNDKQTHFNPNHLGTKPRGFGGNKGKKMQTQGDQHAQVIQTKGE; this is encoded by the coding sequence ATGACAAATTCCAATGACAAGCAAACTCATTTTAATCCTAATCATCTTGGAACCAAACCTCGTGGTTTTGGAGGAAATAAAGGTAAAAAAATGCAAACACAAGGGGACCAACATGCTCAAGTAATTCAAACAAAAGGTGAGTAA
- the tlp gene encoding small acid-soluble spore protein Tlp, protein MNKGYKANPDDRSDNVEKLQDMVQNTLENIEKAEKTMEFSSPDEREKIKKKNHRREESINAFRNEIADEAEDRENGYNKYS, encoded by the coding sequence ATGAATAAAGGATATAAAGCAAATCCGGATGACCGTTCTGATAATGTTGAAAAACTTCAAGATATGGTCCAAAATACATTGGAAAATATCGAAAAAGCTGAAAAAACAATGGAATTTTCAAGTCCTGATGAGCGTGAAAAAATTAAGAAAAAGAATCATCGTAGAGAAGAGAGTATTAACGCATTTCGTAATGAAATTGCTGACGAAGCTGAAGACCGAGAGAATGGGTATAACAAATACTCTTAA
- a CDS encoding FbpB family small basic protein, with protein MRKQRKVSFEELVSENKQQLLNDNKALDAIEDRLEEKIREQFKEKSS; from the coding sequence ATGAGAAAACAGAGAAAAGTTTCTTTTGAAGAACTGGTATCTGAAAATAAGCAACAACTATTAAACGATAATAAAGCACTGGATGCAATTGAGGATCGTTTGGAAGAAAAAATACGTGAACAATTTAAAGAAAAGTCTAGTTGA
- a CDS encoding CoA-binding protein codes for MMIENPSREEIQSILKQSKRIAVVGLSNNPERTSYLVSQAMQKAGYQIIPVNPTIDEVLGEKAVVSLKDIKGEVDIVNIFRRPEYLVDIAQEFLQINCPVFWAQQGIKNEEAFQMLIEAGKTVVMDRCIKVEHALSK; via the coding sequence CTGATGATAGAGAATCCTTCTAGAGAAGAAATTCAATCTATATTAAAACAAAGTAAACGCATTGCTGTAGTTGGTCTATCTAATAATCCTGAAAGAACCTCTTATTTAGTTAGTCAAGCTATGCAAAAGGCTGGCTATCAAATCATCCCCGTAAATCCTACTATTGATGAGGTGTTGGGAGAAAAAGCTGTGGTCTCATTAAAGGATATTAAAGGTGAAGTTGACATCGTGAACATTTTTAGAAGACCGGAATATTTAGTTGACATCGCACAAGAATTTTTACAGATTAATTGTCCTGTTTTTTGGGCTCAACAAGGGATTAAAAATGAAGAAGCTTTTCAAATGCTAATAGAGGCTGGCAAAACAGTGGTTATGGACCGGTGTATTAAAGTAGAGCACGCTTTAAGTAAGTGA